One region of Dokdonia sp. 4H-3-7-5 genomic DNA includes:
- a CDS encoding nuclear transport factor 2 family protein, translating into MKILFIFFSIIAGTTYGQNTSLVKDDVKVSLDLWHKAAGDADFEAYFELMTDDAVFVGTDATENWNVQQFKLYAKPHFDAGRAWSFTTIERNIYVSNNSAKLAWFDELLSTQMGVCRGSGIVQKVDGKWKVKHYVLSIAVPNENVAALTALKKQWDTNYIKSISNKF; encoded by the coding sequence ATGAAAATCTTATTTATATTTTTTTCAATAATTGCAGGCACAACGTACGGTCAAAACACCTCCCTTGTAAAAGATGATGTAAAAGTCTCACTTGATTTATGGCATAAAGCAGCAGGAGATGCAGATTTTGAAGCATATTTTGAATTAATGACAGACGACGCCGTTTTTGTTGGAACCGACGCTACAGAAAACTGGAATGTTCAGCAATTTAAGTTATATGCAAAACCTCATTTTGATGCTGGTAGAGCATGGAGTTTTACCACAATAGAACGAAACATCTATGTTTCAAACAATAGCGCGAAATTAGCATGGTTTGATGAGCTATTAAGTACTCAAATGGGTGTATGTAGAGGTTCTGGTATTGTTCAAAAAGTAGATGGTAAATGGAAAGTAAAGCATTATGTATTATCCATCGCCGTTCCAAATGAAAATGTAGCAGCACTTACTGCTCTTAAAAAGCAATGGGATACTAATTACATAAAGAGTATCTCTAATAAATTTTAA